In the genome of Hippoglossus hippoglossus isolate fHipHip1 chromosome 9, fHipHip1.pri, whole genome shotgun sequence, the window TAATGTGAGGCAGGAGCTTTGTAGACACTTAActaacatgtgacagatgtgaaactgaaacaaaacaaatacctcagcatgaaaaagaggagctaatgaagatgaagacgtcaacttgggaAGACGatgagattccagagcttttggagATAAGGACCAACGCCGCTGTCGACGTTCTGAATGTTTCTCACAGTTTCCTGTTGATGTGAACGAGTCCGACccgacaatctcctgctgcttcttcacacgtgaaacacaaactctgcaTCCAGTTTCCGTAGCGTTCTGAAAACAGTGAGTTGGTGCAGTTTTCTGCTGTTTGAATTTCCTCTGTAGTTACTTCTGCGTGCGTCATCTTGAGTCATCTTGATTGACTCTGTCTGTGATACAGTAGCAGCTCTtcaggaaccccccccccccacctccaacCCCCCCAACAACCACAGATATTCAGCGAGGCGAGAGATTTCACTGAGGAGTCCGAGAGGAAATATTAGGACCACAAATGTCTTCCTGTGgcatgaaagagaaaaagaaatcgAGCTCCAGGCCCGTCTGTGGGTTTGGAAGCAGGAGAAGCCTCAATCTGGAACGACATGAAAAAACACCCACACGTCTCAGCAATACACTTTCATCCACTATTCACCATGAGGGCCTGAACCCGGGTTTCTAACACCACAAGAAGTCATTAGTGGTCACGATATTTCCTCTCGTACCCTTGAGCCTTTGTTAATCACTCATCACTGGTGCTTCTAGAAACACAGACACGTTTCTGGGCCAGACTCCGTCAATTAATCCAAACAGTAGCTGCTCTGTGTTTCGGGAAAAAAGACTTTCATCACAAACAGGGAGATTTGGGTTAAACCATAAACTGCATATAAAAAAATGGATGTAgacaagtgaagccaatgtggaaACCTGAAACCTGTAGTCTCTGAAGTGACCAGTAGAGGGCAACTCCACTGGTTGTGTCTATAGAAGTCTGACTACACTTCTCACACTTATAACGttagtaaacattttcctaaggGGTTTGGTTATCATTGCGTTTAGTTAGTCTCAAACTTTGTGCACGTAAAAACCAAACTTGCTCATATGATAGCTGCTCAGCCGTGTCCTCGAGGTTAAGAaggttacttctggtttaagaaaaccaagatggcgtCGGAGAAATGTCAAACTTCAAGGCTTcgaaacagcagctcacaaaccaacaggTTACGTCTCGGTGGTCACGCTTGGTCAAAACGTGTCTATGACCATCTGCTTCTTGCTTCACACTGTGTGGTTACGTTTAGCATCAAGGATTTGTACGTGCTGCCTTTACACTAATTCCGTAAACACGAATAAACTGCAGTGACAACTTCAAGACGTCTGGAGGAGAAGACGCAGCGTCAGACATTCATCTTCAGGCTTCGAACAAAGACTCTGGACATCATCTCCTGTCTCAGTCCacgtgaaaagaaaacagccgTAGTGTGATGAAGCCCAGAGAGAAGCTTCatcacagcagctcctccagacgaACACCTTCACGTTTCATTACTTCAATGTGTGTTGAAGTAGTCGTGATGGTTTTAAGACTTAAAAAACACCAATATTCCaaatatatattgtaatatttggaagttttgtgtatttttcacatTGTGCACATGGTTCAGTTTGCTGGTTCGGGTGAACACCAGCAATGATCTGACTTGTTTCTCCCTCTGATGAACCAGGATGAGGGTGAGGTCATGGGATCGATGTGGGGAGTCGGGTGTGGTCCTGCTGGGCTTCCTGACGCTGGCAGTGTCTGTGGGGAACCTGTCCACCAGGGGGCTTCAGGTACACAACTCACTGCTGATGTCCCTGAAAATCAGGTTTGACTGGTGGTTTTAACAAACTCAGACTTCTTTGACCAGATTGTGATGACGCCGGACAAAATGAGCTGTGAGTCAATTTGAAAACTAAAACTAGAAATACCCGTAGATGTCTCAGAAGACcagacattttttaatcaaacaaagtTTTGGTCTAAATAGTTAAAGTCGATCGAGCTGCAGAGAACTTTTGGTCCAATTTCTTTTCAAACAGTGTTGAGTTAGAATTTCATCACAGAAACCGGATTATCATACTGATGCTAAGATTTTAAAGTTAActaaatatttttctgtttgatcatTAAAGGTCTTGTACGTAACTTTCATTATTAATTACACTGGTGGCTTTTGAGGAAActccaatatttatttttgcctgTATTTGTGTGCTACTGAGCATTTGCCAAAACACTGAGTATTCAGGTTCGAGTCATATCATCTGGTCTGCACCACATTCTTTTGTAATAATGCTGGCTAATAAAAATGCAGTTTCCAAGCAGGGAGCAAAAATGTGATTGATGTCAGCGAGTACAGTCGAGTGTTTTTAACCCAACTTCATGTCGTCTGCATGATGTCAAGCAACATTTCCACTTTTTAAAGTTCCTCACTAATGTCTTTACATTCCCTGATGCACCTACATTTAGACGGCAGCTCTGTGTTTGGAAGAAAACACGTTAATATcttcatgttcatttattttcagtcatcATTTCAAGAGTCAGgactgaaatgtgaaaatacaacTGTTAAATGATTCCACAcggtaaaaataaaagcatttgtcATTTATTCAAATCCCCTAAAGTTACTGATGTTGTCACGAGCAAAGAACAAAAGTGTTATTCTCCTAAAGTGGTTTTATTTGTCTAAACATAACTAACTCTGCCTGGCAGCTGGTTCTCTTGTAAGCTTCAGCGTGGGAGGAACCAAAATCCTTACAACAATCCACCTGTCAATCTGATGATCATATCTTCTTTGTCCTgcttgttttcagtttttcagtgAAGACGGATTAGATCTGTTGTCATCGTCCAATATTCCCAAAAGAGATCAAACGGCAGAATTTAATCCagagaagtgaaataaaaataaactcatGAGTCTGAGCTCGGTGACGATTCGCTGTCgaatctctctcttttcagtcGACTCATCATCTTCTCACTCTCCCCcgttctgtctccctctctctcacttacGCCCTCTGTCTGGTATTTCCAAtgtctctcgccctctctcgcagctgctctgtctcacacctTTTATAAGGAGCTCAGTGCACATTCCAGTGGTCACTGCGATGAATCTGTCCGAGTGACGGGACGCAGCCACCGGCCTGAATTAACGCTGCCGCTGCACATCGGgaatgtgtgaaatgtttgagcGTCTTCACACGACGGAGCCTCAGAACAAAACGCTCTGACGCTCGTCCGCTGTCATTCTATTGGCTTCTGACGCACTCGCTTGTGCAGCACGGTGGAACCAGAGTACCACTACGTCCATTACAACTACTGCTGTTACACAaccagacacacaacatgtaagAGTTATTATTGTAATTAGAGATGAAACGATCATCGTGGTTCTTATCACAGTTATCTGTGTTATTACATCGAATCGTTAAAATGTGCTCAAAGTGTTGGAAaaagtacagacacacaaactaaagTTATTTCATGaagtaatatatttaaataaaaagatttaataCTGTATATAGCCAATACCACGTGTTAGTTTGGATGCTGGTAAGGTGACGATCATTACTCACAGATTTACTCTGAATGTGaattatggggacttgtcatCTTTATGAGGACAAAAAGGTAAAgacatggctgtgtgtgtgtgtgtgtgtgtgtgtgtgtgtgtgtgtgtgtgtgtgtgtgtgtgtgtctgtgtgtgtctgtgtgtaggagGAGGCTGTGGCCTCTAACagtctggaggaggagctggaggtgacCACGTACTGGTGGGGGGAGTGGGCCAAGTGGACCGCCTGCACTCGAACCTGTGGAGGCGGCGTGATGTCACAAGAAAGACACTGCCTCAAACAGaggtctgcacacacacgcacacacacacacacacacacacacacacttatattgttgttgttgttgttaattctttacatgtttgttttctgtccaaaGAAATAAAGTTGCTGCTGGGAAAGACAACATGACGTGCACAGGAACCGCTAAGAAGTATCACCTCTGCAACACTAAGGTGAGTCACACACTTCCCCTCTGTATTAAAACAAGCTCTTCTGATTGGCTCACAGCAGAGGACTGTGGTTGTGGCGGGAAGCTTCCAGGCGTGACAGCATGTGGTCGTCTGAAAGTCAAGCCGGGCGAGGCTCCGAGTCATCGCTCAGAAAACCTTTCCCGAACAAATAAACACTTGCAGAGAATTTATTTGTGAACACTCTGTAAAACAGTCTTTAAATGGTGTCGTGTCTCTGCCCCGCAGGAGTGTCCGGCCGCTGGGCGGAGCTTCAGAGAGGAGCAGTGCTGGTCCTTTAACTCGCAGCTTTACAGTGGGAGGAACTACCAGTGGAAACCTCTGTATCCTGGTAATAACACTCGTAAAACCCCCCATTACCTCCAGAAACACACCAGAGGTGACTGAGGTCTCTGCTGCTCAGCTGCTGAatctttcatttaaagtttaaacagtCTGATATGATTTCATGGTTTTCAAACTGACAAcacgccgtctacaaaccaatcagagtcaagtacagTTAGACGCAGCCTGCGTAGgagatgacgacaggacgtacgtatgtcagacaaaactctttagtccctaaattacaagatcaaatgaaactatggaacaaacacatgaagcttgtCCCGCGTTCAGACCCATAAATCCAATAATCTCTTATACAAACGCTGCCCTCTATCGAGGTCCTACCTAAAGAGAACTAGAACTAGAACGAAGTAAGatagtgacctttgacctgcgtTTTCCTCCAGCCGACTACGTTCACATCTCAAGTAACCCCTGTGACCTCCACTGCACCACGACCGACGGCCAGAGGCAGCTGATGGTGACGGCTCGAGACGGAACGTCCTGCAAGTACAGCAGCTACCGCGGcgtctgcgtggacggtaagTGTGAGGTGAGTCCAGCTGCGTATTTACTTTGTTCTTACTGGTTTACCTCCGACACGCAATGCTCAGGTTGGAAGTGACGGAGGAAAAGGACCTTGGTTGTCAtttagaaatatgtttttttatttaaatctaaaaacaCTTAGTAGAGAAAGAGAAGTGCACATTTAATTCATGTCAGGCTCATTGTATTCAAAATAATCTGATCTCACAAAAAATATTAACTGGCCTCTCTATGTTGCTACCGTGTTATTACtgataatttgatttatttatgatttacattttctttcttatctccacctcctctgctcttctgctCAGCCAATCGGATGTGACGGAGTTCTGTTTTCCTCCAACACCTTGGATAAGTGCGGCGTCTGTCAGGGCGacggcagcagctgcagcagagtcacCGGCAACTTCCGCCGCGGAGCCTCGACTCTCGGTAAGAACCTTCAAACCTTTAGAGTTAACCTGCAGTTctgtgaatttcttttttaaaacaaacaatttggTCTTACTCACTCactgtttctttatttacagtctagaATTCATAAATGAAAATTACAAGGAGAAAAcattcttttcatttgtctACTCAGTTGAGTATGAAAAGTACAAATGATGCACAGATTAAATAGGAAATACAGAGATTAAAGGTCCTTCTGGTTTCTTGCCATCCAGGTTACTCTTTTATTACTCAAATCCCTGAAGGATCATGGGACATCCAGATCATTGAGAGGAAGAAGTCAGCGGATCTTCTGGGTGAGTTCTTGAATTTACTTGGAACTTTCATGAGACCCTGGTCCCTGGAGTGGAAACACAATGAGTTCCTGCAATGGTTCCTAGTTTCATCTGAAAGTTCCTGCAGTGGAAACACGACTTAAGAGTCTTGTGAAAATGTCTAATGTGTCTTTTACTCCCCAGCTGTGACCGACCAGGCGGGAAACTTCTTCTTCAACGGAGCCTACAAGGTGGACACTCCTCAGAACTTCCACGCTGCCGGCACTGTCTTCAAGTACCGTCGACCCATGGACGTGTACGAGACCGGGATCGAGTACATCGTCGTCAAAGGCCCCATCGATCAGGCGATCAATATCCTGGTACGTCTCAGGTCTCACCTGTCTTCACCTGTCCTCACTCACCTTCATGTGTTCCTTCATCACACACTGTTTAATAAAGGAAGAGCTTGTTGTGTCTCGTCTTTTATCTGCTACTTCATCTCTTTGTTCTTCATCACAAGGAGCTCGAGGACCACGTCTGGATTCATGAACCAGAATTTGTCTCAACTCACCTTCTTGTCCTCACTCAGGTTTGGAACCAGAACGGACGAATTCCGTACATCACCTACGAATACACCGTCCTGCGGGACTCCCTGCCGCCCATCCCGCCTCCTCCCGTCTACACCGGGTCCGACACCTCAGCCGGTGAGGCATCGGTGGAGGTGGGGACGCTGCTGTCCCCGAACAGCAGTGTCTACGAGCAGACGGGCCCTGAGGGCCAGCTGGAGCCAGGGGCCGCAGACGGCCAGAAGGGCCAAGAGACCAATGAGGTGTACGAGGAGGCGGCGGCCATCGACTGCGACCAGGACGGAGCAGCTGCGCCAAAATTCACAGGTGGAGACTAACGTTGGTAACACATCCCATTTGAgtaggtttatgacctatactgcagccaaccaccagggggcgatccacaCATTTTGCTTTCACCTTTAGGGAACCATAATGTCGTCTATCTATATAAACTGCGGTCATACATTTCTATTAATGAGTTCATAGGTCAAGAGTTCAAGTATTGTGTTTGGTTCCTTATGAGCTGATATTTATATCGACTCCACGTGTGGTCATACTGACGGAGCTCGAACAGAAAGAAGTCTTCAGCTCCAGTGGTTTATTAGCAGACGAGTCAAAATGGGTCAGAAGCTTCACGCTGTTCTCGGCTGTTTCTCTGGACGTGTGTGCGATGGCCCTtcagatctctgcattattcatcGTACAGACACATAAAGGAGATCGAGAGCCGATGAAAAATTCAGACTTTGTGGTGTTTTCTCCCCTTTTTCAAAAAAACGGCTGCATCGCAAACATGAGCGGTAATGGCCTTCCTGCGGCTCTCAGCTCGCTCAGCTGACCGTCCGGGCCATTACGCcacttcagctgctgctggtgcgAGGAGACGTTCTACACAGACGTCACATTACAGACACAGACTCTAtcccctcgtcttcctcttctgttcCTCCTCATATTATTCATCCACGCTtgaacattttctgcaaaaatCGAAGTTGTTAACAACTGAATGAATTTATTatctttctatatatatatatatatatatatatatatatatacactgaatAAGCAGTTTATTATGTAGAATAAATCTTACTCTTGTGATGCTTCTATTCAGTTTCTGTGTCAGAAAGAAGTTGATTCAACTCTCAGGTCAAAGTTACATCAGACTGATATCGAGGTGTTTATGATATGACCAAACATGGAGGTGAAACTTAGAGGAcagatatttataatatatatttggttttaaGCGACTGTTGAAGTGACGATGTCGTTTTGAACTCTCTCTCGTCCCTCAGAAGGAAACAGCAGTCACACAGGCAGCACTGTGAACCCTGCCGCTGCCGCTGGAGTCCTGGACTCAGGACCAGATTCACCGAACCTCATCTGGAGGGTCCTGCTGGACGGACGAATCAGCCCCGACGAGCTGCTCATCAACATCTCCACCAATCAGCTGCTGACGGAGGGCGGCGGCTTGTTCTCGTCAGAGCTGGGACCGGGCGAGGTGGACCTGAGCAGCCTGGAGCGAGAGTTCGGTCTGAACGAGACGCTGGAATTCACTCTGGGCCGCAGACGCAATGACAGCGGAGACACGGTGTACCAGAACAAAACGGTGCAGAGCACAGGGAGGACGTCCAGCCGCTCCAACAGAACCAGGTAATCCAGCAGAACCAGGTTCTCCAAAAGAACCAGGTCAACAGAACCAGGTAATCCATCAGAACCAGGTTCTCCAAAAGAACCAGATAATCCAGCAGAGCTAAATAATCTAATATAACCAGGTCAACAGAACTAGGTTATCTGACAGAACCAGGTAATCCAACAGAACCAGGTAATCTATCAGAACCAGACCACCCAACAGCACAAAGATAAGAAGGACATATAGTTTTCAGACGATGTACAGATGTCCACCGTCAGTTTGGACTCTCAGAGAacagtttcctctctctgcttggATTCCGTCTGAATTATCAAACTGAGCCTCGATGTTCAGACACCgtcgagctgctgcaggttctgTATGAGAGACAGGTTGGACAACGTGGTTCTCCTCTGAAGACGtccacacagaggagacagacagacctgcagggacagacagacaggtgaaagcAGGTACTGTGGTGATACAGTACAGACAGTaagagcagacacagacagacagacaggtcgaGCCAGCAGCTCTTACATCCATCATATTTATAATTCATGTCACTGCTCTGTGTCCAAACACGGCTTCAGCAGGTCTGCAGCCAGTCGCCGTAAAACACCCGACACGCCCTCCGCTCACAAACAAATTACTCAAGGTATTCTCaggaaaagtgaaaagtatGATGCGAAGGGGGAAAGTGAGCCGTCGGGCCGTGAACGACTCTGGGGAGGAAACAATGTGACGAGGTGTAACTCAAAGTTTTCAAATAAACGTCTGGCGGCTGTCGGAGGGAGAGTGACCGGCGTTATGACAAGAATGTGCACACGACTTTTATGTGATGAAAGAAGTGAGAGCGCCGTCTGCTGCGATGCAGACGGAGAATCAGCTGAGTGATAACTGGGTGTCCTCTCATGTCTCATCAACGTCTGTGGAGCCGCACAAACTCCTGCTGAGTCTTTACATGAACGTGTTCCAGTCAAATCGGACAAAGATGAGGCGGAATTCTTGTatgacacacaaataaattcTACTACAGACACAGTTTTCCTTTCcttatacagtgtgtgtgtgtgtgtgtgtgtgtgtgtctctctcagggGGAATCAGAGGCTCTACCAGAAGAACCTGAAGCTGAGCCCTGCCGACATGTATCGCTGGAAACTTTCCTCTCAGGAGCCGTGCAGCATGACGTGCTCTataggtacacacacacacacacacacacacacacacacacacacacacacacacacacacacacgtaaaaggTTCAATCTGTGACTTTTCCATATTTAAATGATCTAAAATCATCAGACCTGTGTCAGTAGAAGTTTTAATCAAGGTAACGCTGCGTTTCATGTGATCGCCTGTTGGTGGCGTCATATcctctttgtgcatgtgtcagtgtttgtttttatgataaaCTTTTTACATCTTGGTGGTTTTTAACTCGATATTTGAAACAGATGAAGGATTTCAGTCGTCTGACGTCTGGATCTGAAgttttcagagaaacaagctgagcgAACGTTAGCGGCAAATCTGCTTTATTCACTGATTTTACTGGAATGAAtcaacagatttttatttttaaacatcatttaactgatttacaataaaacaacattttaaataaagcgAGACAGTAACTTCAACACCTTGAATATTATCTTTCTTtgagttttctttgtgtataaAATGTTCTGTAGCCTCCAGTTGATCGCTTGCTTCTCACGGTGCAGGCGTGTCCAGGTCCTTCGTGTCGTGTGTTCGCTATGACGGCGTCGAGGTGCACGACATGTACTGTGACGCTCTGACCAGACCCGAGCCCGTCCACGACTTCTGTATCGGCCGAGAGTGTCAGCCCAGGTaaggaaaacaaatactgaACACATTGTGTGTAATACACGGTGTAATATACAGTGTTGTATGTAGTATGTTATAAAATGTTAGCGTGATGAACTGGTGTTCAGGTGGGAGGCGAGCAGCTGGAGCGAGTGCTCCAGGACGTGTGGCGAGGGGTTCCAGTTCCGGCAGGTCCGCTGTTGGAAGATGCTGTCGCCGGGCCTGGACAGCTCGGTGTACAGCGACCTCTGCACCATGGCCGACCTGGAGCGACCCGTGGAGAGACGGGCCTGCAAGAGCCCGGCCTGCGGGCCACAGTGGGAGGTGGCCGAGTGGACGGAGGTACGAGAGCAAACCCAGAGGAGACGCTCCTCTTCGGGCTGGTTTTACTTTctccacattttaatttgacctttttttttactgtattaaaaCGTTTTGCTCATTAAAAGCTTGAATTGTCTCCTTCTGCGTCCTCGTCCCAGTGTCCTGCGAAGTGCGGCCTCAGAGCCCAGGTGACCCGGGACGTCCGCTGCACCGATGAGACCAGATCATGTGACCCGATGACCAGACCACCCAACATCAAAAACTGCACTGGTCCGCCCTGTGAACGCCACTGGACCCTGTCCGAGTGGGGACCCGTGAGTTCCTCTACTCCTCGTCTGTGCTTTGTAATCTGATCTGTGAATGTAGATCATCACATACAGATATAAATAATAGGAACTTGTTACTGTCGACCCAgatataaatattgtttttctctgccGTTAAAATCACAGACAGTGAAGAAAAGTCCATCTGGTTGATTTAAGGTTTATTCTTAGAATAATTCTTATTTCCTGTGTCTGAGTCattcataaaagaaaataaattcctcACATTTGAAACAGGTTTTCCTTCGTCTAATGTTCCTGAGATTGATGGCTCACCTGTCCTCAGCCGTCTTTACTACAGCGGACAAACTGTGTGAATTTGTGGCTTCTATCGTGTCGTACAGACAAATGTAGTTTCTGATGATTTTCCATTCAAAGTCGACGTCTGGAAACTTTCACGTCTAATTTACAACCGTCGAGTCAAACCTGGAAAAAGCAGGCGGGAGCTCGAACAGCTGAGAAATGTTCCCAGTGCAACAGCTAATGTTGGGTcagtcatatttattattatttacacacTGTGAGTGTTTCTAGTTTACTGGGATTTACTGGTTTATCATGTCCAGCTGTGCAGTCGAACAGAACCAGTGAAACATCCTCTGCAGTAAATCTGTGGTTTTATTGACtcatttaatttcctctctTGTTTGATGAGTTggatgaaacagtttttaaacagaaacaccAACATCTGCATCTTAAAACGTTGCCAGTTTTGAAGGGTCAGTTCATACAAATTCCcctttttcattaatgttgtcagatagttttattctttaatatgatttaataaTCCTGagttattttcttaatatttaTTAATCACAGATTCATGTTGCCTCCACGCAAACACacttttttcaatttcatttttaatttagatttgtTGAATTTCAGTGAAAAGCCTTAAATGGTACAAAGAAAACCAACGAAGAAGATGACGTATAAAGACACTAAATAATACTTCGACAAAAGCACAATGAACAACAAtctatatattttcttaacGACAGTAAAAAGGTGTCAGATGACGAGTGTTTGCACAGGGAATCGATCCTGTGACGTGAAGCTGTTTCCTCAGACGTGTCACTCTGACCTGATCTGACTTCACATGTTGGACTGAGCTGCTCGACAAACACAGGACGCCACCGCCGTttcctgtgacctctgacctttgccCTCTTGTCGCCGCAGTGCTCGGGGTCGTGTGGCCAGGGGAAGACGACGCGTCACGTGTACTGTAAGGCCGGGGACGGTCGCGTGGTCCCGGAGAACCAGTGCGCTGCGGAGAACAAGCCGCTGGCCATCCACCCCTGTGGAGAGAGGGACTGTTCCCCACACTGGCTGAGCCAAGACTGGGAGAGGGTGAGACCACGTTCCTCACGAGTTCATCCGGATCAGTCACTTATACACGTTCACTGTAAATTACATTATAATGACGTTTTATTCACCATCTTGTTCTTTATTCTAAAATTAAAGGAGacagaatttgtatttgtgtttctttcctctagtttGTTATAAAGAATTGTTCAGCAAAGTTGAAAGTCTGTGATAGAGTCGGCTCCTCAGCTGTTTCCTCAGGTGTTGGCTCCTGTTGGAGTCTTGTAGACCATGAAGCCTGAACGGAAATGAGAAGCTCTGGTGAGACGGAGGATTTCTGTCTCTTGGCcgagcaacagagctgcagtcagACACAACGAGAACGTTTTAATGTCCCTTGGTTTTGTAACACGCGTCAGTAACTTTATTGTCCCGACCGACAGTGCAACACCACCTGTGGGCGCGGCGTGAAGCGAAGGATGGTCATGTGCGTCGGCATCAGCGGAGGAAAGTTCCAGGTCTTCGACGAGGAGGCGTGCGGAAGCAGCGAGAAGCCGGAGGATGAAAACACCTGCTTCGAGAGGCCGTGCTTCAAATGGTACACCACCCCCTGGTCGGAGGTGAGCACTACACGTCAGCCTCACTGGGACCTTCCCAGGATTCAGGGTTCCCCAGTTCCCTGTGTTCACTTTAACCTTCACCCTCCTGTTGAGTTAGAAATATCATCCAGGTTTTTCTTACTGGAACAATAATCATGAGTTGGTCTGTCACACTGAGAGACATGTGGCTGGGGAACCGGAGAACCCACTACAGCCTGCGGAACGTATTTATGTGTCAAATACAGTAAATCTGGGGAACATACAACACAGGGAACATAGCCGTGTGGGAACAGGGGACCAGAGGATCatcaatctttttatttcatctatttatttgtttttaaatctttgcaTTGACCTTTAATGATTCTCTTCAGTTTGACCCTTGGAcctttgtgtgttgtgtaacgTCTGTGGTTGTGCGTCTCCTCAGTGCACGAAGACGTGTGGCGTGGGGGTGCGGATGAGGGACGTGAAGTGTTACCAGGGCCGAGAGCTGGTGCGAGGCTGCGACCCCCTCACCAGACCGGTGGCCAAGCAGACGTGCACCCTGCAGGCCTGTCCCACCGAGCCGCCGGGTAACCACAGATAAACCTGTCCTCTCTCAGCAGCCGAACATGTCTCCGTCACTGCTCTTTGGTTTCGTACTGGAATGAGATGATCCtgtaataaatgatttaaagtcTCACTGAGAGGAATCAGTGCTGTGAAGTTTCTCTTCACGTCCTCGAGGTCGTTGGAGgatcaaataaattaaagtcTGAAAGTTCCAGAAACACAATCTGTTAATAAAGACTCGTGAGGTCACTGCGagctttgaccactgaaatataATCCGTCTAATTTAATTCcgtaaagacagacttgagatatcaagaggccaaaagcatgttttgtgaggtcacagtgacctttgaccttcaacaaCCAAAGTCAGATAAATTCATCCTTGAGTTCGACTCAACGTTGAAGTCCTTGAAACTTCCCAAGAAcgaacaacccccccccccccccccacccaaaaaAAACCCCTCCAAACACGTCTGTCAgtgaaatgaagctaaaatatctccgAACAGCGCCATCTGGGGTTTGAACCTCATTTTGAAGTCGTTTGTGTTTGAGCAGCAGTGATGAGACACGCtgtcgaccaatcaggagtcagtctcagctgtcagtcatcacgtctcagcctgtttttacatcatcaaataacaaattaaaaccaaactgatcagaaacacttgaacaaacatcagtgagagaaGAACTGTGTAAAGTCTGAGGTTGTAAGTGAaagttttcctttgttttcttatgataaaaatgtgattcttgatttatttttgtttcttcaaaCCGTTTAATTTTCCTTCATTTACTAAAT includes:
- the adamtsl2 gene encoding ADAMTS-like protein 2, with protein sequence MRVRSWDRCGESGVVLLGFLTLAVSVGNLSTRGLQEEAVASNSLEEELEVTTYWWGEWAKWTACTRTCGGGVMSQERHCLKQRNKVAAGKDNMTCTGTAKKYHLCNTKECPAAGRSFREEQCWSFNSQLYSGRNYQWKPLYPADYVHISSNPCDLHCTTTDGQRQLMVTARDGTSCKYSSYRGVCVDGKCEPIGCDGVLFSSNTLDKCGVCQGDGSSCSRVTGNFRRGASTLGYSFITQIPEGSWDIQIIERKKSADLLAVTDQAGNFFFNGAYKVDTPQNFHAAGTVFKYRRPMDVYETGIEYIVVKGPIDQAINILVWNQNGRIPYITYEYTVLRDSLPPIPPPPVYTGSDTSAGEASVEVGTLLSPNSSVYEQTGPEGQLEPGAADGQKGQETNEVYEEAAAIDCDQDGAAAPKFTEGNSSHTGSTVNPAAAAGVLDSGPDSPNLIWRVLLDGRISPDELLINISTNQLLTEGGGLFSSELGPGEVDLSSLEREFGLNETLEFTLGRRRNDSGDTVYQNKTVQSTGRTSSRSNRTRGNQRLYQKNLKLSPADMYRWKLSSQEPCSMTCSIGVSRSFVSCVRYDGVEVHDMYCDALTRPEPVHDFCIGRECQPRWEASSWSECSRTCGEGFQFRQVRCWKMLSPGLDSSVYSDLCTMADLERPVERRACKSPACGPQWEVAEWTECPAKCGLRAQVTRDVRCTDETRSCDPMTRPPNIKNCTGPPCERHWTLSEWGPCSGSCGQGKTTRHVYCKAGDGRVVPENQCAAENKPLAIHPCGERDCSPHWLSQDWERCNTTCGRGVKRRMVMCVGISGGKFQVFDEEACGSSEKPEDENTCFERPCFKWYTTPWSECTKTCGVGVRMRDVKCYQGRELVRGCDPLTRPVAKQTCTLQACPTEPPDESCQDRPSTNCLLALKVNLCSHWYYSKACCHSCRILRPPPS